The Alteribacter populi genomic sequence GCTTTGCATACTTTAATACTTCCACCGTTCGCTTTGTGTATCTTGAAAAGCCAAACCCGATCACTAGGTCGTTTTCTTTAATATCGAGAAGGTGTTCTGAAACGCCATCAGCCTGGCGAATCATTTCTGTATTTTGCAACACCATATCTAAATAAAACTCTAAAAAACTCCCAATACTGGTCGCGCTCCGGTAAGCGACGATGTAAACCCGATCCGCTTGAATAATTTCATTGACTGCCTGCTCAAAATGTCTAGTATTAAGTTGGTTTAAGGTTGTTTTTAAATTTTGAATATCATCACCTAGAATTTCTGTAATGACATCTTCTGTAGCCCCATCCTCTTCTGTTGTCTTTGCTAACACTTCAGCAGACGTCATCTTCCTCTGCAACGCTTCTTGCAAATGACGTTGGAGGTCAGGGTAGCCTTTATAATTCAAAAAAAAAGCGAAGCGGATGACCGTTGCCTCCCCTACTTCTACATACTTTGCTAATTTTGAAGCCGTTAAAAAGGGGGCCGTTTCACGATTTTCAATTAAGTAGTTGGCTATTTTTTTGTGTGACTTACTCATCGTTTGCTGCTGTTCAATGATTCGTTCGTAGACTTCGCTTTCAAACATAGTAGCACCCCTTTTGAATTACGCTCCAGTCATTCTTTGATTAAAGACCTTTTGTAAAGCGTCCATCGTTTTACTCAGTTCTTTTTCGTTGTGAGCTGTGGAGATGCTATAACGGTTTAAAGGTTTTGTGTAAATCCCCTCGTTAATTAGATGCATATCTAGCTCTTTACGAAACGTAAGATCGGCTTTCTGCAAATCACGGTAGTTTTTCACTGAGTTCTTTGTAAAAACCATGTTAAAAATCGTTCCTATTCCAAGAGCTTGCATCGAAATCCCCTGTTTATCAAAAAACGTCTCCAACTCGCCTTTTAATCCTCTTGTGTATTCTAGTGTTTGTCTGTATTCATTCTCTAAAACATTTATCGTCGCCAGCCCTGCTGCTAAGATTAACGGATGCCCATTGTACGTACCACTATGAAATAATGTATCCTTAGCGGAAGAGCCCGAACTTTGCGACGTATCAAAAACATCACTGCCTTGCTTTGGACTGGAAACTGCCATAATCTGTTTTTTTCCACCAACAACACCAAAAGGAAAACCACCTCCGATTACCTTTCCAAGAG encodes the following:
- a CDS encoding MurR/RpiR family transcriptional regulator; translated protein: MFESEVYERIIEQQQTMSKSHKKIANYLIENRETAPFLTASKLAKYVEVGEATVIRFAFFLNYKGYPDLQRHLQEALQRKMTSAEVLAKTTEEDGATEDVITEILGDDIQNLKTTLNQLNTRHFEQAVNEIIQADRVYIVAYRSATSIGSFLEFYLDMVLQNTEMIRQADGVSEHLLDIKENDLVIGFGFSRYTKRTVEVLKYAKQRGAKTLIITDHLMSPLVPLGDLKLIAATEINSFIDSFSAPLSIVNALITAVTRSEHKKVEKRLNELEGLWDNFDVFEE